gcatcagtctcgtggaagttcagaacggctaaaatcacttacagcgcTTTTCatatcaacatatactaatatttttttttaaatgaaaatgatgcATACTTTAGGTAATGTTGTATGAACTAacagtaacaataaaaaaaaaaaataattaaaacattaaccaagattcatgatacctacagtgcattcagaatgtattcagaccccttcattttttcacattttgttatgttgcagccttattctaaaatgctttaaataattttttttttcacatcaatctacactccataccccataatgacaaagcaaaacacagatttttgataactacaaatgtattaagaaataaaaactgaaatatcacattggcaATTTCAattgattagacatgatttggaaaggcacacacctgtctatataaggtctcaaagctgaaaatgcatatcagagcaaaaaccaagccatgaggtcaaaggaactgcctgtagagttcagagacaggattgtgttgaggcacagatctggggaaggctacaaactattttagctgcattgaaggttcccaatgctccgtggcctccataattcttaaatggaagaagtttggaacaaccaggactcttcctagagctggctgcctggccaaactgagcaattgggggagaagggccttggtaagagaggtgaccaagaacccagtggtcactctggttgagctccagagatcatgtgtggagatgggagaaacttgcagaaggacaaccatcattgcaacactccaccgatctggctttatggcagagtggccagatggaagcctttcctcagtgcaagacacataaaaaagcacctaaagcaCTCTCAGACGgagagaaacaagattctctggtctgatgaaatgaagattgaactgtttggcctcaattccaagtgtcatgtcttgaggaaaccaggcaccactcatcacctgtgcaatactatcccagcggtgaagcatggttgtgggggtgcttttcagcagcagggactgggggactggtcagagttgaaggaaagctgaacacagcaaaatacagcaatatccttaatgaaaacatggtccagagcactcaggacctcagactgggccaaatgTTCACCttacaacaggacaatgaccctaagcacacagccaagacaatgcaagagtggcttagggacaaatCTGTGActgttcttgagtggcccagccagagcccggacttgaacccaatcaaacatctgtGGAGAGAactgaaaatgactgtccaccgacagtccccatccaacctgacagagcttgagaggatctgcagagaagaatggcagaaaatccccaaatccaggtgtgcaaagcttgtcgcatcatacccaaaaaaaacttgaggctgtaatcgctgccgaaggtgcttcaactaagtactgagataaggattgaatacttatgtcaatgtgatataagttttttcttttaaataaatttgcaaatgtaTCAGAAATCtgctttttgctttgtcattatggggtatggagtgtagactgatattacttttttttttttcaagtattttagcataaggctgcaacataacaaaatgtgaaagaaatgaaggggtctgaatactttctgaatgaaaTGTAaagctttaactaatgttaatgaatagaaccttactgtaaatgttaccaaatatctaaacatccttaaaacaagacacttACTCGTTAAGCAAAATtgcatattaaaatgtaattatttagaaaatatatcttaaaataagtttatttttttgtaccCCATAGGCAATTTTTTGTTTTCATGCTTTAAGAATAAGCCTCACAAAATTTTAATTCAGAGTTCCCATTAAAAAGTTATGGAAAAGTAGTTATGGAAATTCATCGGTCAAGAACAGGGAAACCTGTTGTTAGATTTTtgccagaaaaaagaaagaaaagaaaaaaaaaacataattcagtccacacacacacacacacacacacacacacacacacacacatacatatatatatatatatatatatatatatatatatatatatatatatataatgtttgtatacagttgaagtcagaagtttacatacaccttagccaaatacttttaaactcagtttttcacaattcctgacatttaatcgtagaaaacattccctgtcttaggtcagttaggataactactttattttaagaatgtgaaatgtcgggggcctgggtagctcagtggtaaagatggtaaaaatgtgaaatgtcagaataatagtagagatttatttcagttttatttctttcatcacattcccagagggtcagaagtttacatgcactttgttagtattaggtagcattgcctttaaattgtgtcaaacttaacttgggtcaaacattttgggtagccttccacaagcttcttacaataagttgctggaattttggcccattcctccagacaaaactggtataactgagtcaggtttgtaggcctgctTGCTCAcacatactttttcagttctgcccacaaattttctatcggattgaggacAGGACTTTATGATGGCCACACCTTGACTTGGTTgtcattaagccattttgccacaactctggaggtatgcgtggggtcattgtccatttggaagacccatttgcgaccaaaatgtaactttctggctggtgtcttgagattttgcttcaatatatccacataattttccttcatcatgatgccatctattttgtgaagtgcaccagtccctcctgcagcaaagcacccccacaacatgatactgccacccccatgcttcacggttgggatggtgttcttcggcttgcaagccttaccctttttcctccaaacataacaatggtcattatggccaaacagttccatttttgttttatcagaccagaggacatttctccaaaaagtacgatctttgtccccatgtgcacttgcaaactatagtctggcttttttatggtggttttagagcagtggcttcttccttgctgagcagcctttcaggttatgtcgatataggactcattttactatggatatagatacttgtctacctgtttcctccagcatcttcacagggtcctttgctgttgttctgggattgatttgcacttttcgcaccaaactacattaatctctaggagacagaatatgtGTCCTTCCtgaggctgcgtggtcccatggtatttatacttgtgtactattgtttgtacagatgaacctggtatattcaggtgtttggaaattgctcccaaggatgaaccagattgtggaggtccacagtttttttttttctgaggtcttggctgatttatattgattttaccatgatgtcaatcaaagaggtactgggtttgaaggtaggccttaaaatacatccacaggtacaccaccaattcagtacacctcatataagaagctaattggcttattgcctaaaggcttgacatcattttctggaattttccaagctgcttaaaggcacagttaacttagtgtatgcaaacttctgacccactggaattgtgatatagtcaattaaaagtgaaacaatctatctgtaaacaattggtggaaaaattacttgtgtcctgcacaaagcagatgtcctaaactacttaccaaaactatagtttgccaatatgaaatctgtagagcggttaaaaaattagtttcaatgacttcaacctaagtgtatgtaaacttctgacttcaactgtatatatatatatatataacaatgatttgcttctcaagtaaatgtatccttGTTTAAGTATGTTTGGATattgttactggaaaacaagcTAAAATACATAAGTTAATTAAGTTTATTAtttgcatcttaaaaaaattttttttatgtaaacataggCCTATATCTATCACAGTTTGGATTTACAAATAGGAAAGAAGAGTAATGTGTGTGGTGGTAATAGGGGCAGAATTACAAAGCTGGTTGGATAATTAATGGAACCTTTTTTTGCAGTCAACAGAGACGAGGCTGTGTTTGTGAATGTGCCTTTTTGTGTCAGACAGGATGGTTAACTGTCTCTGTGCCACTTACCAAAGCACTCCTCTGCTTGAGTGCCACTCTGACTGATACCTTCCATCAGCATACACAGGTGAGTGTGCCAGGAACTGGCCACCTGTACACATAGACAAAGCGATGAGAGGCATTTCATAGGGACAGATGGCATAGTGTGCACTGATGGTAGGTGTGTCTACCTCTGTAAAGAGTGAGCAGGCAATATCAGGCTTGTTTTGCTTCAAAAACACATCGGCCATCAGAAAATATCCTCCACATGTCACAGTACTGACTAAACCAAACATCTCACTGGCATAGTACACCTATACATGGAAAAAATTATTCCTATCTAATCATAATGACAGTACATATTAccacacataaacacatcagcGATAATAATACATACCATCGCAAAGCGTTTCACAAACGTTAGGACTTACGTCATTGGCAAagtgagagagagcagatgtgtaTTCTCCTGTAGCAGTGTGCAGACGGCCCAGGGTTCTGTGTAGCTGATGAAGGACAATGTGACTGCATCCTGGTGTTTTCATAACTGTCCATTCAGCCTTAGACAGATACTCATGTGCCTGAGAGAGAGAACCTAAACCTAAATGTGAACAAACATAGACTGAGTGAAGAGAGGGTCCTTGAGTGAGGTATGATCACTCAATAAACAATCATCTTTTATAGTTTCTGTTGGAATAGATCTCTTAATAATGCTCCTCTGCTTTAAAGATACATATCGTGTGTTCATTTGTCTAAGGCAGAGGTTTAAAGCTGCCACTCTCCCATCATGTACGGCTTACAGTTTTCAAATTTTATTTGTGCATGCGTCATGCAAAGTTTGACATTACTGAAACCAAACGCAATTAGTTCTCGAGTGTCTTGCAGGGTtgaggagtaatggaatacatgtaacagtgttacatatttgaaatacaaaatattagtaactgtattccattacagttacaatttaacttgtgttggtaatcagaatacagttacattcaaaaaagtattttgattactgaaaagattactttgcattttattgtcatttgttttatttaatatttagtcaaatcagttggaaaacatttattcatattgtaACTGAAGCAcgtgtgttcatgtgagaactttGTTTAGCGCTTAAAACTAAAGTCCTGCATAACAccgtgaatgagcttctctcatacaGCTCATGAAAGATTCCTTAAATTTTGGGTTGTTCCTCACCAACCATTACCACCACTTGCCTTCAGATTACTTTTGGGTCATATTTAACACTTTAAAGTAAGGGactatttacttccattgtatcaAAAAGACGGAGGGGGATCttctttaaaacatctccttttgtgttctacataaaATAGAAAGTAATAGTGAGTATGacacttttaatttttgggtgaaatattcctttaagagctttCAGTGCAGACATTTTTGCTCAGGCTGTATACATCTGCACTACCAGTCTGTCACATCATGAATTACATAACAAAAGTGTCTCCCCCCACTCCGTTCATGTCCAAGCGCCGCCCTTGAGCCCACCAGTGGATCATCCCACAGGAAGTAAACAGGGCTTCATGCCAGCCTCGGTTTTAGCAAACATTTGTTTCCATTCTGTCCTGAAGTGGAAGTTATTGCATGTCAGCCTCCGGAGAGGTTCAGAAAGTGAAGCGAACTGTGGAGTGTACTTTTGTATCAAATGGATTATGGAGAGCTTTAAAATTTGTACGGCCTCCTCCATTTTTCTTTTAGAGTGATGGGACATTTCAcagacccttaaagggatagttcaccccaaattaaaattctcctatcatttactcaccttcatgtcatcccagatgtgtatgactttctttcttctactgaacacaaactaagattttagaagaatattttagctctgtaggtcttttcaatgcaaatgaatggtggccagacctttaaaggtccaaaaagcacataaaggcagcatgaaagtaatccatatgactccagtggttaaatccatgcctttagaagcgatatgataggtttggatgagaacaatatttaagtccttttttacaataaatatccacttggagtggagatttatagtaaaaaagtatttcattattgatctgtttctcacccaaagtgactgcattgcttcagaagacatactgtatattaaaccaccggagtcatatagattactttcatgctgcctttatgtgcattttggactttcaaaggtctggcctccattcatttgcattgaaaagacctaaagagctaaaatattcttctaaaaatcttaatttgtgtttagtagaaaaaagaaagtcatacacacctgggatgacatgagggtgagtaaaatgatgagaaaatgttggggtaaactatccctttatataTTTGCTTGTCTGTGTTTCCCCAGTTCAAAGCCAACAAATAACTCCCAATCATTTCTTAAAATGTGTAAGTCTCCCTGGGTGAGCTCTTTCAGatgcaaatgtgtgtttgtgtatctctTACCTATGTTCGCTTGAGCAAGCTGTAGATAAGCTGGTACTAGTTGAACAGCACAAGATCCATAAAGCCGCATGGCCCAGCGAAGGTGGAGGAGAGCGGCCGGTAAGACATTTTGAAACCTCCTTTTGGACACCCACCTCTGTGCCTCTAAATGAGCAATCTCTATTAGTTGTTCCTAGTGTTGTCAAAACACACAATAATCAGACATCTGACCTTTTGTCATTCACATGCATCCCATTTTATGTGCTGGAGTTAGTGTATGCAAAcctttttcttcagtgtctctgTGTGGTGGTGGTCTCGGTCGGCCTGCAGAGTGTGAAGCGGTGCAGGTATGTGAATAGACACCAGTAGTAGACACACTTTTTCATGTATACTGGTCCAGTCAGCGTGCTGGTGGTCAGGGTCACTATAATTGAATTGTAATTCAGTAAAAACCCTTTTTTTGCtaataaaatttagcattttatgatattaatgatttttttttttaaatgaattttagatTACACACATTGCTTTAAAATActattgattgactgattgattgtgCTTGTGAGGCCAGAGAAAATGTTGGCagagcaagtaaaaatctgaaagaaaatctttatttgtgcgGTTGATTGCAGTACTGCACTAAAGGTTTGGTTTTGGGAATTGGAATGAGTGCAGCTTGTCCTTTAAGAGCTGCCTGTCAGAGAACTGTTTGTTTCTCTAAAGAGAAAAAAACGGGCCGAtcgactatatatatatatatatatatatatatatatatatatatatatatatatatatatatatatgtttacattgaGAGCGTGAATATACGTTGTGAGGATTGTGTCGTCTTTAAAATAGCAAGTGAAACCTCGGCGAATGGACACAAAACGCATAATTTTTTCCAGTCATATTTCTTTTTTCCTGGTTGGTTTTAAGCACGCACGGCTGGTTATTCTCTTCCCTCTCCACATAATTTCTCCTCCAGCTGTTTGAACTCGTTCAACCTTTCCATCTCCGCAGCAACACGGCCAAGAATGTGTCTTTGGAAATGTGAGCTTATAGTGCCACTTGGTGTCTGTACGCGCAATTACACAATGATTTTCTCATTCTTATCAAGATGCAGTTTTATCCATATTTTCCCGGTACTTATTTAAAGTGCTCTCTGGTTAGTACAAAGACAAAAACATATCGCTGAATAAACCGAAAGCTCCAGACTCACCAGTAAAATGTGACGCGGCATTTTGTGCATCGAAGTGTTGCAGGTTTCTGGCAAAGTTCGCAAAGCTTCTTCACTCCTTTAGGATTTGCGAGCGGGTTGATGGTCGCCGACATCACAAATAAAGTTACGATTTTAAGTAACCAATTCTATTTTTCAGTATCAGTTTAAGCCACCAGAATACGTTTAAACCGGATACAAAGACTGtaattttaatgattaatttaacGATTAACTGTTTCCACTGTTGTTCATTAAAAACAACTCACATAGTTAACGTAAATATTTAAGAGAAAACTAGTAGTATTTTGTTTGTGTCCGAGTACTATTGTGTTCTTCCTTTGTTTCCGATTTGGTCACCATGGAGATGAACTCGCGCCGGCCGGTAAAGACCACCCCTgtgatttatatttttgtatttttcataattttacttatatatgtatgttttccAATTTAGTTTACCTTTATATTTTAATAGCTATTATATCGACTTTCTCAAACTTCGTTCACAATCTGTCTTAAAATAAGACGTAAACTACAggtttgtcgccacctgctgtcGAAACAATTTCGCTTCCCTAGGGTCCTTACgcagtgttcactgctccctactCATTGAGCACGGGATATCTGCTGAAGTCCACTTCACTTGACAAAAGGTTCGTTCgagaagagcaaaatctgtacagcaccgatcaccggtgatcaccgcGATGTGCACTCCGGTTAGAAATGTGTCCGAGTGAGCACACTCTTCTAGGTAAAGAATTTACGGATTCAGCTGATTGTAGACCTAAATGTAAAATTAGAATGGGTAGAAAGAGTTGttcttaataaatataaatatatactttatatatatatacagtggtgtgaaaaagtgtttgcccccttcctgatttcttatttttttgcatgtttgtcacacttaaatgtttcagatcatcaaacaagtttaaatattagtcaaagataacacaagtaaaaacacaaaatgcagtttttaaatgaaggttgttattaagggaaaacaaaatccaaacctacatggccctgtgtgaaaaagtgattgccccctaaacctaataactggttgggccacccttagcagcaacaactgcaatcagcgtttgcgataacttgcaatgagtcttttacagcgctgtggaggaattttggcccactcatctttgcagaattgttgtaattcagccacattggagggttttcgagcatgaactgcctttttaaggtcatgccacagcatctcaataggattcaggtcaggactttgactaggccactccaaagtcttcattttgtttttcttcagccattcagaggtggacttgctggtgtgttttggatcattgtcctgctgcagaacccaagttcgcttcagcttgaggtcacgaacagatggccggacattctccttcaggatttttttggtagacagcagaattcatggttccatttatcatagcaagtcttccaggtcctgaagcagcaaaacagccccagaccatcacactaccaccaccatattttactgttggtatgatgttctttttctgaaatgcagtgttacttttacgccagatgtaatgggacacacaccttccaaaaagttcaactcttgtctcgtcagtccacagagtattttcccaaaagtcttggggatcatcaagatgttttctggcaaaaatgagacgagccttaatgttctttttgctcagcagtggttttcgtcttggaactctgccatgcaggccatttttgcccagtctctttcttatggtggagtcatgaacactgaccttaactgaggcaagtgaggcctgcagttctttggatgttgttgtggggtcttttgtgacctcttggatgagtcgttgctgcgctcttggggtaattttggtcagccggccactcctgggaaggttcaccactgttccatgttttcgccatttgtggataatggctctcactgtggttctctggagtcccaaagctttagaaatggctttataaccttttccagactgatagatctcaattactttctttctcatttgttcctgaatttctttggatctcggcatgatgtctagcttttgaagatcttttggtctacttcactttgtcaggcaggtcctatttaagtgatttcttgattaagaacaggtgtggcagtaatcaggcctgggtgtggctacagaaattgaactcaggtgtgataaaccacagttaagttatgttttaacaggtggggcaaacacctTTTctacacagggccatgtaggtttggattttgttttcccttaataataacaaccttcatttaaaaactgcattttgtgtttacttgtgttgtctttgactaatatttaaacttgtttgatgatctgaaacatttaagtgtgacaaacatgcaaaaaaataagaaatcaggaagggggcaaacactttttcacaccactgtgtatatatatatatatatatatattagtactgtgctgaagttttaggcacatacgatgtttcacaaaacatttgtcttaatatggttatttatatcttcagctttagtgtgtcaataggaaatataaatgttagactcccaaacattacttttgcaaatagaaaagattagaatagaagaacagggagccctgcaacagatagcatgCCCATGCTGGTCTTTTATTACTTTGCTTAAACAACATgggcattttattttgaaaatggtcACTGTGCAGTGACAGCTTAACTATTTAAACTGATCAGTTTATGGATCCATACAGTATGAAAGTTTTATTAGTACTTATTTAAAGCTCAACTAGTGACTAGTCGAGAGAGTTTACTGTAACTAGATTTTGGTCAATGCAGCATTCTTTGCAGGCATTTATGTTTTGTctggttaaaataaattaaaccttACTATGCTAAAGCCCATTGGAACTTTGGCAGGAAAGTGGCAGATTTTAAGATTTCTGAGCTAGACCATGATCTAAACCCATGCTGTACCATTAACCTTACCCATCAGCATTGTAGGGTTGCATCTTACTCACAGTAACTCCAGCAGAATCAGAGTGCAGCCAACTTAAACATGCATCACACTACATCCTTGCAACACTTGGATACAATAACCTGTTAAAAGTGAATTACCTTAAAATCCCAGAGTGATTTAAAAATGAAGGTCTGCTCTTGGCCCATTTTCTAGAAACAGCATGCATGCCAGTCACCTGTGATGcactttttaataactttttccaGTTTCTTCATGTCTTAGGTAAATTGTTAAAAGTTAATGAACTTACAGATACTATTACAAATGATGCACATTAGATAATTAGTTAAAGTTAATTCAAATGTACCTGCTTTTAAATGAACATGCAATATAATGTGCAATAGACATGCAATAAGAGCCAGACTAAACGTTACAGCATACATTTCAAACCCTTTTGTAGCACCTCATTATTTTACACTtaccacaaaatgaagtggtCACCAGCCAGGCTCAGGGCTCTCACGCTGACTGAAATGTCAAGCTTCCAGTGGCACTTGCCACTCACAACTGGATATGCCACCGGATGTGCCACAACTTCCAAAGGCATGTGCCAGATGCATCAAAACGTAAGATGCCATACCACAAAATGTTAATACCGCGACTGGGCTATAGACATGAGGCAACGCATAAAGCCTGATTTACAGTAGGCCTACGTACAAGTTGCAGGTGTGGTTATTTTCACAGCAGAAGCGGAGACACTGCTACAGATAGGCctactggcatctttcgcttaaacacactgcagaaaacaaaaataaagcaaaaagaaACTATCTTCATCTATCTGATATGTGATTCATACAGTTCAGCTAAGCCAAGTTTGTGTCCGGACAAGTTAACATGGCGCCTTTAGACTATAATGGGTTTTTTCCccgtctaaatttagctttattaatcagcatgttaccaGCCTCTCATTATAAACATAATacatttgtgaaaattaatcaagaGATGTGGCATGGCATGGATGGCAAGAAAAGCCtatatttatacttaaattaagcaagcagtattttatgtatattgttatgtaaattgtttgtttgttgttagtaaaTTCtcactttaagcaaaatataaaaatggtccattcagacttttacatttttataaatgttctctCAAGGGACACCCCACCcccatacagtttttttttttttatccgtcaaaaggcctcctatgtcccgtatatattatgaatgtaaaaatatttaaacatatttttaatatgtgctgtcattcagcttcaaaatgaactgttgagcttatcttttaatattcaaatccaagtgccctcgactgatgaagtcttcatgaaatattttaatcttttggtaggagatccctcagaccccactactttggctgttTCTGGGCCCCtaatgtcctcatccctgcccagttttgaagagactattttaaaCGTTTaggattgtattttttttttttttttttaacaaagtactgttgctgccaacgtggcaagttataaaaactggacctcttggaactttcaTTGAAAACCCCGCTGGCGGTATTGCATTACTTTCTATTCAAGGAACAGTGAAATTATACAGTACAGTGACATTGAAAAAcgtcttttcttaaaataaataaataaatacataaaaagatAGAACATTCACTAATCCCACTAATGCATTTCTCTG
This is a stretch of genomic DNA from Myxocyprinus asiaticus isolate MX2 ecotype Aquarium Trade chromosome 24, UBuf_Myxa_2, whole genome shotgun sequence. It encodes these proteins:
- the zmynd12 gene encoding zinc finger MYND domain-containing protein 12, which gives rise to MSATINPLANPKGVKKLCELCQKPATLRCTKCRVTFYCDPDHQHADWTSIHEKVCLLLVSIHIPAPLHTLQADRDHHHTETLKKKEQLIEIAHLEAQRWVSKRRFQNVLPAALLHLRWAMRLYGSCAVQLVPAYLQLAQANIGLGSLSQAHEYLSKAEWTVMKTPGCSHIVLHQLHRTLGRLHTATGEYTSALSHFANDVYYASEMFGLVSTVTCGGYFLMADVFLKQNKPDIACSLFTEVASSWHTHLCMLMEGISQSGTQAEECFDESQCVEADQILRCILEFEEQCVKPRPSQSAMLAHSLAMLWLLSNNYTKALEYGKKAQVLIQGLSEQNSLKESIQNLLQHAEKHLQ